In Cloacibacterium caeni, a single window of DNA contains:
- a CDS encoding glycosyltransferase family 2 protein — protein MLVTASIVLYNNDVKVLSDAIKSFLNSNFPYKKHLYLIDNSPNETLKQLVSISPENITYIFNPTNPGFGAAHNIAIKSVEKLGAQYHLVLNPDVYFGPEVMSSIIKYMDENPSIGNIMPKVLYPDGSLQYLAKLLPTPYDWIGRRFNPFKKLVEKRNQVFELRFTNYNKIMDVPYLSGCFMFLRIEALKKVGRFDENIFMYGEETDLCRRLIDGGYRTVFYPDVQIYHHFAKGSHKSWRLTKIGIQSAMYYFSKWGWIFDKKRNVINKETLDKLLD, from the coding sequence ATGTTGGTTACGGCTTCAATAGTATTGTACAATAATGATGTTAAAGTTTTATCTGATGCAATAAAAAGTTTTTTAAATTCTAATTTCCCATATAAAAAACATTTATATCTTATTGATAACTCTCCAAATGAGACTCTAAAGCAACTCGTTTCAATATCTCCTGAAAATATAACATATATTTTTAACCCAACAAATCCAGGATTTGGGGCGGCACACAATATCGCTATAAAAAGCGTGGAAAAACTAGGAGCTCAATATCATTTAGTTCTGAATCCAGATGTGTATTTCGGTCCAGAGGTAATGTCTTCTATTATTAAGTATATGGATGAAAATCCTTCAATTGGTAATATAATGCCCAAAGTACTATATCCAGATGGAAGCTTACAATATCTTGCAAAACTTCTACCAACTCCTTATGACTGGATTGGAAGAAGATTTAATCCATTTAAAAAACTAGTAGAAAAACGCAATCAAGTATTTGAACTTCGTTTTACAAATTATAATAAAATTATGGACGTTCCTTATCTATCCGGATGTTTCATGTTTTTAAGAATAGAGGCTTTGAAAAAAGTAGGAAGATTTGATGAGAATATTTTCATGTATGGAGAAGAAACAGATCTTTGTCGTAGATTAATTGATGGAGGATATAGAACAGTTTTTTATCCTGATGTTCAAATTTATCATCATTTCGCAAAAGGATCTCATAAATCATGGAGGCTTACAAAAATTGGTATTCAGTCAGCAATGTATTATTTCAGTAAATGGGGATGGATTTTTGATAAAAAACGTAATGTAATTAACAAAGAAACTTTAGATAAACTCTTAGACTAA
- a CDS encoding NAD-dependent epimerase/dehydratase family protein produces MKIILFGGSGFIGKNVMKKFPKNSIVPISLREDEWKNNLPSDTEVFINLIGKAHDHKGVARYEDYYEANVELTKQIFNEFFKSKATLLIHISSIAALEEFASLHPLNEEDINNPISHYGKTKREAELWLLRQKLPPEKKIIILRPPLVHGEGDKGNLELLYKFISKGIPYPLSAFQNSRSFLSIDNFIFFLKEIINNQDKLDSGIYHIADDEVLSTKEILEIIKRVENKKIIDLYIPPIVIKVLAKIGDFSPFPLNTKRLKKMTSNLEVSNQKIKSVLDIKKLPISAEKGIEITIKSFK; encoded by the coding sequence ATGAAGATAATTTTATTTGGTGGATCTGGCTTTATTGGGAAAAATGTAATGAAGAAGTTTCCAAAGAATAGTATTGTGCCTATTAGTTTGCGCGAAGATGAATGGAAAAATAACTTACCATCTGATACCGAAGTGTTTATTAATCTTATTGGTAAAGCTCATGATCATAAGGGTGTAGCACGTTATGAAGATTATTATGAAGCAAATGTAGAATTAACAAAACAGATTTTTAATGAATTTTTTAAATCAAAAGCTACGTTGTTAATTCATATAAGTTCTATTGCTGCATTAGAAGAGTTTGCATCACTCCATCCTCTAAATGAAGAAGATATTAATAATCCGATTTCTCATTATGGGAAAACAAAAAGAGAAGCCGAGTTATGGCTATTAAGGCAAAAACTACCCCCAGAAAAAAAAATAATCATTCTTAGACCTCCATTGGTTCATGGAGAAGGAGATAAAGGAAATCTAGAACTTCTCTATAAATTTATTTCTAAAGGTATTCCTTATCCCTTAAGTGCCTTTCAAAATAGTCGTTCATTTCTTTCAATCGATAATTTCATTTTTTTTCTAAAAGAAATTATTAATAATCAAGATAAATTAGATTCTGGAATTTATCACATAGCAGATGATGAAGTCCTTTCTACAAAAGAAATATTAGAAATAATAAAAAGAGTAGAAAATAAAAAAATCATAGATCTATATATTCCACCTATCGTCATAAAAGTATTGGCTAAAATTGGAGATTTTTCCCCATTTCCTTTAAATACAAAACGATTAAAAAAAATGACGAGTAATTTAGAGGTAAGCAATCAAAAAATTAAATCTGTTTTAGACATAAAAAAACTACCCATTTCAGCAGAAAAAGGGATAGAAATAACCATTAAAAGTTTTAAATAA
- a CDS encoding MraY family glycosyltransferase codes for MEYLIIIIILFALELFYFKIAARHNIIDKPNHRSSHTKVTLRGGGIIFPIAFLLYFAVSILYRKDTFIPKEYWAFGLGLLILSMISFLDDILDLSTKLRLFFHFISVSLLIYFLGILFLLPIWLLPIVFIFIIGVLNAYNFMDGINGITGLYSFVILSTLYYINQYKIIFTDVNFIIYPVLASLVFLFFNFRKKAKCFAGDVGSMSIAFWVLALLGLLVMKTQELTYLLFIGVYGIEVIFTIIQRIKLKENIFEAHRHHLYQLLVNKMKWSHLLVSTMYGVIQLLINFSIIYWQLSFMEGILYLIFPTLIMYVLAKFYIFKTTETY; via the coding sequence ATGGAATATCTAATTATTATCATAATACTTTTTGCACTAGAATTATTCTATTTTAAAATAGCAGCTAGGCATAATATTATTGATAAACCAAATCATAGAAGTTCTCACACAAAAGTAACACTTCGAGGAGGTGGAATCATTTTCCCCATTGCTTTTTTACTATATTTTGCCGTGAGCATCTTATACAGAAAAGATACGTTTATACCAAAAGAATATTGGGCTTTTGGTTTAGGCCTGCTTATTTTATCAATGATAAGTTTTCTAGATGATATTCTTGACTTGTCTACTAAACTTAGACTTTTTTTTCATTTCATTTCCGTTTCACTACTCATTTATTTTTTAGGAATATTATTTTTATTGCCTATTTGGTTATTACCAATAGTTTTTATATTTATTATTGGAGTACTAAATGCCTATAATTTTATGGACGGAATTAATGGAATCACAGGACTTTACAGCTTTGTAATTCTATCTACATTATATTACATTAATCAGTATAAAATTATTTTTACAGATGTTAATTTTATTATTTATCCAGTTTTGGCGAGTTTAGTTTTTCTATTTTTTAATTTTAGAAAAAAAGCAAAATGTTTTGCAGGAGATGTAGGAAGTATGAGCATTGCTTTTTGGGTATTAGCACTTTTAGGACTACTTGTAATGAAAACCCAGGAGCTTACTTATTTACTCTTCATAGGAGTATATGGGATAGAAGTGATTTTTACAATTATTCAAAGAATTAAACTAAAAGAAAATATTTTTGAAGCGCATCGCCATCATTTGTATCAGCTATTGGTCAATAAAATGAAATGGTCACATCTTTTAGTTTCTACAATGTATGGAGTGATTCAATTGCTGATTAATTTTTCTATCATTTATTGGCAACTAAGTTTTATGGAAGGAATTTTATACCTAATATTTCCTACTCTAATAATGTATGTTTTGGCTAAGTTTTACATCTTTAAAACTACCGAGACATATTAA
- a CDS encoding DegT/DnrJ/EryC1/StrS family aminotransferase has product MKNEIWLSSPHMGGSEINFIHEAFEQNWIAPLGPNVGGFEKDLRNYLNQDVEVAALSSGTAALHLALIILGIKQGDEVLCQSLTFSASANPIVYVGATPVFIDSEPYTWNMCPDSLEMAIKDRLAKGKSPKAIIVVHLYGMPAKMNEILEVAQKYNIPVIEDAAEALGSAYQGRKCGTFGLMSILSFNGNKIITTSGGGALVCNTLEQKNKAVYLSTQARENAPHYQHSEIGYNYRMSNVSAGIGRGQMEVLDKRVEARRNNHFFYVKLFQEIEGVTVFSEPNEDFYSNHWLSAVTVDETITGWSNHDLRLQFRNEKIESRPLWKPMHLQPVFENCIYYGNSVAEDLFNKGLCLPSGSNLTEEQKNRIKEVVLKMK; this is encoded by the coding sequence ATGAAAAATGAAATTTGGCTTTCATCTCCACACATGGGTGGTAGTGAAATAAATTTCATTCATGAGGCTTTTGAACAAAATTGGATTGCCCCGCTTGGTCCAAATGTTGGAGGATTCGAAAAAGATCTTAGAAATTACTTAAATCAAGATGTAGAAGTAGCTGCGCTTAGTTCAGGTACAGCAGCACTTCATCTCGCATTAATTATTTTAGGAATTAAGCAAGGTGACGAAGTACTGTGTCAATCACTTACCTTTTCTGCTTCTGCCAATCCTATCGTATATGTAGGTGCTACGCCTGTGTTTATTGATAGTGAACCCTATACATGGAATATGTGTCCCGATAGCCTGGAAATGGCAATTAAGGATAGATTAGCTAAAGGCAAGTCCCCAAAGGCTATTATTGTAGTTCACCTTTATGGAATGCCTGCAAAAATGAATGAAATATTAGAAGTGGCTCAAAAGTACAACATTCCTGTCATAGAAGATGCTGCGGAAGCACTTGGGTCTGCCTATCAAGGCAGAAAGTGTGGGACTTTTGGACTCATGTCTATTTTAAGTTTTAATGGGAACAAAATTATTACCACTTCTGGTGGAGGAGCTCTTGTTTGCAATACATTAGAACAGAAAAATAAGGCGGTTTATCTCTCTACTCAAGCCAGAGAAAATGCTCCTCATTATCAGCATTCTGAAATTGGTTATAATTACAGAATGAGCAACGTCTCAGCTGGGATTGGAAGAGGACAAATGGAAGTTTTGGATAAAAGAGTGGAGGCGAGAAGAAACAATCACTTTTTTTATGTAAAACTTTTCCAAGAAATAGAAGGAGTTACTGTTTTTAGTGAACCCAATGAAGATTTTTATTCTAATCATTGGCTCTCTGCAGTAACAGTAGATGAAACCATTACAGGATGGTCTAATCATGATCTTAGGTTACAGTTTAGAAACGAAAAAATAGAATCTAGACCGCTATGGAAACCTATGCATCTACAGCCTGTTTTTGAAAATTGCATCTATTATGGAAACTCGGTTGCCGAAGATTTGTTCAATAAAGGATTATGCTTACCTTCTGGTTCTAATCTTACAGAGGAACAAAAAAATAGAATAAAAGAAGTTGTTTTGAAAATGAAGTAA
- the rimO gene encoding 30S ribosomal protein S12 methylthiotransferase RimO, whose translation MRTKSVGKKKINIVTLGCSKNIYDSEVLMGQLKANGKEVVHEQRGDIVVINTCGFIDNAKEESINTILDFVEAKNRGEVEKVFVTGCLSERYKPDLIREIPDVDQYFGTRDLPILLKHLGADYKHELVGERLTTTPKHYAYLKIAEGCDRPCAFCAIPLMRGGNVSTPIENLVIEAQKLAKSGVKELILIAQDLTYYGLDLYKKRALGDLLKELVKVEGIEWIRLHYAFPSGFPEDVLELIKSEPKICNYIDIPLQHINTEILKAMKRGTTYEKTNALLDKFREKVPDMAIRTTLIVGFPGETEEKFQELKDWVRTQRFDRLGCFTYSHEENTSAYVLEDDVPEEVKQARVEEIMELQSQISWEKNQERIGKTYRCIFDRKEGNYFVGRTEYDSPDVDNTVLVEAKDTYISIGEFVNIKITSAEEFDLYGEIAE comes from the coding sequence ATGAGAACAAAATCTGTAGGCAAAAAGAAAATTAACATCGTAACCCTAGGCTGTTCAAAAAACATCTACGACTCAGAAGTCTTAATGGGACAACTCAAAGCAAACGGCAAAGAAGTAGTCCACGAACAACGTGGAGACATCGTAGTGATTAACACCTGCGGTTTTATCGATAATGCCAAAGAAGAATCCATCAATACTATTTTAGATTTTGTAGAAGCTAAAAATAGAGGAGAAGTAGAGAAAGTCTTCGTTACAGGTTGTCTTTCAGAGAGATATAAGCCAGATTTAATCAGAGAAATTCCAGATGTAGACCAATATTTTGGGACTAGAGATTTACCAATTTTGCTAAAACATCTTGGTGCTGACTATAAACATGAATTAGTAGGAGAACGTTTAACCACTACTCCAAAACATTATGCCTACCTTAAAATCGCTGAAGGTTGTGATAGGCCTTGCGCATTTTGTGCCATTCCTTTGATGAGAGGAGGTAATGTTTCTACTCCAATTGAAAACCTAGTCATAGAAGCACAAAAACTTGCAAAATCTGGCGTTAAAGAACTCATTTTAATTGCTCAAGATTTAACGTATTACGGTTTAGATTTATACAAGAAAAGAGCATTAGGAGATTTATTAAAGGAATTGGTAAAAGTAGAAGGAATAGAATGGATTCGTTTGCATTATGCATTTCCTTCAGGTTTTCCAGAAGATGTATTAGAATTGATTAAATCAGAGCCTAAAATTTGTAATTATATCGATATTCCGCTTCAGCACATCAATACAGAAATTTTAAAGGCTATGAAGCGTGGAACCACTTATGAAAAGACCAATGCTTTATTGGATAAATTCCGCGAGAAAGTTCCAGATATGGCAATTAGAACAACACTAATCGTTGGCTTCCCGGGAGAAACGGAAGAAAAGTTCCAGGAATTAAAAGATTGGGTTCGTACACAACGTTTTGATAGGTTGGGTTGTTTTACCTATTCTCACGAAGAAAATACAAGCGCTTATGTGTTAGAAGATGATGTTCCAGAAGAGGTAAAACAGGCAAGAGTAGAAGAAATCATGGAATTGCAGTCTCAAATTTCTTGGGAAAAGAACCAAGAGAGAATTGGGAAAACTTACAGATGTATTTTTGATAGAAAAGAAGGAAATTATTTCGTGGGAAGAACAGAATATGATTCGCCAGATGTAGATAACACGGTTTTAGTGGAAGCAAAAGATACTTATATTTCCATTGGTGAATTTGTAAATATTAAAATTACTTCCGCAGAAGAGTTTGATTTGTACGGTGAAATTGCAGAATAA
- a CDS encoding septal ring lytic transglycosylase RlpA family protein: protein MMKRAILVIIMMISTLGLYSFKYNTNDAKTSFASFYHDKFNGRKTASGEVFDNSKLTAANMRLPFGTQVKITNLRTGKSVVVRINDRGPFHRSRAFDMTKAAFNEIGDHGSGTIPIEYEIVDND, encoded by the coding sequence ATGATGAAAAGAGCAATTCTCGTAATCATAATGATGATTTCAACTCTTGGTTTATATTCATTCAAATATAATACCAATGATGCTAAAACAAGTTTTGCATCGTTCTACCACGATAAATTTAACGGTAGAAAAACCGCAAGCGGTGAAGTTTTTGATAATTCAAAACTAACTGCTGCGAATATGAGATTACCATTTGGAACGCAAGTAAAAATTACTAACTTAAGAACAGGAAAATCTGTTGTAGTTAGAATTAATGACAGAGGTCCATTTCACAGAAGTAGAGCTTTTGATATGACTAAAGCCGCTTTTAATGAAATTGGTGATCATGGTTCTGGAACTATTCCTATAGAATATGAAATTGTCGATAACGATTAA
- a CDS encoding exodeoxyribonuclease III, with amino-acid sequence MKIISYNVNGIRAAFTKDFIGWLQVANPDIICIQESKAGNDQIDIESLEKVGYKSYWHSAVRKGYSGVGIASKIEPKHVEYGCGIEHYDNEGRIIRADFEDFSVLSVYVPSASNIERLDFKLQFAEDFLEYIKNLQKEIPNLVICGDFNICHEEIDIHNPKGLKNTSGFLPVEREWMTKFLKECNLIDSFRYLHPDKQEFSWWSYRQNSRAKNLGWRLDYHFITKSLENQLERALILKEAVHSDHCPVYIELKD; translated from the coding sequence ATGAAAATCATCTCTTACAACGTTAACGGAATTAGAGCTGCTTTTACCAAAGATTTTATCGGTTGGTTGCAAGTGGCAAATCCTGATATTATCTGTATTCAAGAATCAAAAGCTGGAAACGACCAAATAGACATCGAAAGTCTGGAAAAAGTTGGTTACAAAAGTTATTGGCATTCTGCAGTGAGAAAAGGTTATTCTGGAGTTGGAATTGCCAGCAAAATAGAACCAAAACACGTAGAATACGGTTGCGGAATTGAGCATTACGATAACGAAGGCAGAATTATAAGAGCAGATTTCGAGGATTTTTCGGTGCTTTCTGTGTATGTTCCGAGTGCTTCTAATATTGAACGATTAGACTTTAAACTTCAGTTTGCCGAAGATTTTCTAGAATACATTAAAAACTTACAGAAAGAAATACCAAATTTGGTGATTTGTGGAGATTTCAATATCTGTCATGAAGAAATAGACATTCACAATCCAAAAGGTTTAAAAAACACTTCAGGATTTTTGCCTGTGGAAAGAGAATGGATGACAAAATTCCTAAAAGAATGTAATTTGATTGATAGTTTCCGCTATTTGCATCCTGATAAGCAAGAATTCTCATGGTGGAGTTACAGACAAAATTCTAGAGCGAAAAACTTAGGTTGGAGATTAGACTACCATTTCATCACAAAATCCCTTGAAAACCAATTGGAAAGAGCTTTGATTTTAAAAGAAGCGGTACACAGTGACCATTGTCCAGTATATATTGAACTAAAAGATTAA
- the dusB gene encoding tRNA dihydrouridine synthase DusB, with product MVKIGNIELPDFPFLLAPMEDVSDPPFRRLCKLHGADLMYSEFISSEGLIRDAMKSRKKLDIFDYERPVGIQIFGGDEEAMSLSAKIVETVNPDIVDINFGCPVKKVVAKGAGAGVLKDVDLMVRLTKAVVNSTHLPVTVKTRLGWDVDTINIEEVALRLQDAGIKALTIHARTRSQMYKGEADWEYISKIKQNPNIEIPIFGNGDIDSPEKALEYKQKYACDGMMIGRAAIGYPWIFNEIKHFFETGEKLPEPTIFDRLLAVKQHAEWSAEWKGERLGLIEMRQHYSNYFRGISHFKEFKTKFLQVLSLEEFYQLLEETEEFYKNRIEI from the coding sequence ATGGTAAAAATAGGCAACATAGAACTTCCTGATTTTCCGTTTTTATTGGCACCTATGGAAGACGTGAGCGATCCTCCTTTCCGTAGATTGTGCAAATTACACGGCGCAGACTTAATGTATTCAGAATTTATTTCTTCTGAAGGCTTGATTCGTGATGCGATGAAATCTAGGAAAAAACTCGATATTTTTGATTACGAAAGACCTGTAGGAATTCAGATTTTTGGTGGAGACGAAGAAGCGATGTCGCTTTCTGCCAAAATTGTAGAAACGGTAAATCCTGATATTGTGGACATCAACTTCGGTTGCCCTGTGAAAAAAGTGGTTGCAAAAGGAGCTGGAGCTGGAGTTTTGAAAGATGTAGATTTAATGGTTCGCTTAACGAAGGCGGTGGTAAATTCTACACATCTTCCCGTTACGGTGAAAACGAGATTAGGTTGGGATGTTGATACAATTAATATTGAAGAAGTAGCATTGAGATTGCAAGATGCAGGAATTAAAGCGTTGACGATTCACGCCAGAACCAGAAGTCAAATGTACAAAGGAGAAGCGGATTGGGAATATATTTCTAAAATTAAACAAAATCCTAATATTGAAATTCCGATTTTTGGTAATGGCGACATTGATTCTCCCGAAAAAGCTTTAGAATACAAGCAAAAATATGCTTGTGATGGAATGATGATTGGTAGAGCTGCCATTGGTTATCCTTGGATTTTTAATGAAATCAAACATTTTTTTGAAACGGGAGAAAAATTGCCAGAACCTACTATTTTTGACCGACTTCTTGCCGTGAAACAACACGCAGAATGGAGCGCAGAATGGAAAGGCGAAAGATTGGGCTTGATTGAAATGAGACAACATTACAGCAATTATTTCCGTGGAATTTCTCATTTTAAAGAATTCAAAACCAAATTTTTACAAGTTTTAAGTTTGGAAGAGTTTTATCAATTACTGGAAGAAACGGAAGAATTTTATAAAAATAGAATCGAAATCTAG
- a CDS encoding four helix bundle protein — MYTFYFEKLEVWQNARKLVKEIYKVTKNFPDEERFGITNQIRRACTSITANIAEGVSRNTNKDKSKFINIAYSTSIEVINFLILSWDLDFISEEKYIELREKTELITNQLNSFYKSLE; from the coding sequence ATGTACACATTTTATTTTGAGAAATTAGAAGTATGGCAAAATGCAAGGAAATTGGTCAAAGAAATTTATAAAGTTACCAAAAACTTTCCTGATGAAGAAAGATTTGGAATTACAAATCAAATTAGACGAGCTTGTACAAGTATCACTGCTAATATTGCAGAAGGAGTTTCAAGAAATACCAATAAAGATAAATCTAAATTTATTAATATTGCATATAGCACTAGTATTGAAGTCATTAATTTTCTAATTCTTTCTTGGGATTTAGATTTTATTTCAGAAGAAAAATATATTGAATTAAGAGAAAAAACTGAATTAATTACCAATCAATTAAACTCATTTTATAAGTCTTTAGAATAA
- a CDS encoding T9SS type A sorting domain-containing protein, which translates to MKKIFTIVSVALAVSVSAQTNLFKGSDFNNWTDFTNGVTASGYSVNAIATSSPTGGVGGSGALLLGNNTGTSNAYVFTSGADFNIAGAKYITIKVKGTSGGVSFNLGEVGSGKTGVTYNVPAGTTSDVTLTNSGSTNDYKGSINAANWITIKLDLAGVDIVNNKVFSLKIQKGSTNALYVDDIQSDASLAVIDTNKSKTTLVRNTKVNNEISFGEKANVKIYNVSGSLVKSASVEKNTSLNVSSLPKGIYVVTGEVNGQSVSQKIVKE; encoded by the coding sequence ATGAAAAAAATCTTTACTATTGTATCAGTAGCTCTTGCAGTTTCTGTGTCTGCACAAACCAATTTATTCAAAGGTTCTGATTTCAATAATTGGACTGACTTTACAAACGGTGTTACAGCTTCGGGATATTCAGTTAACGCAATTGCTACTTCAAGCCCAACTGGTGGTGTAGGTGGTAGCGGAGCTTTACTTTTAGGAAACAATACAGGAACAAGTAATGCTTATGTTTTTACATCAGGCGCAGATTTTAATATCGCAGGTGCTAAATATATTACTATAAAAGTGAAAGGAACTTCAGGTGGTGTTTCTTTTAATTTAGGTGAAGTCGGTAGTGGTAAAACTGGTGTTACTTATAACGTGCCAGCTGGAACTACAAGTGATGTTACTCTTACGAATAGTGGTTCTACCAACGATTATAAAGGTAGTATTAATGCAGCAAATTGGATTACAATTAAATTAGATTTAGCAGGTGTAGATATTGTTAACAATAAAGTATTCAGTCTTAAAATTCAGAAAGGTTCTACTAATGCTTTATATGTTGATGATATTCAATCTGATGCATCTTTAGCGGTTATTGATACAAATAAGTCTAAAACAACTCTAGTTAGAAATACTAAAGTAAATAATGAAATTAGTTTTGGAGAAAAAGCTAATGTAAAAATCTATAACGTAAGTGGATCTTTAGTAAAATCTGCTTCTGTTGAAAAGAATACTTCTCTTAATGTTTCTTCTTTACCAAAAGGAATTTACGTAGTAACAGGTGAAGTAAATGGTCAATCTGTTTCTCAGAAAATTGTTAAAGAATAA